The DNA sequence CGCCCTATCAGATCCGCCACATTTCACATATGCGAGAAGTTTGGTGGATCACAAACCTTCACGTGACTCGGCAACGTAATCCAATCTGAAAACAACTCTCTATATTAAATGTAGGGTAAAACCATTGTCTGTTTCATAAAAACATAGTGAATACGCTTCACTCCAATCAAATATCATTTTTCTAAAGTCACTCGAGTGACAGATTTGTTGTACAGGAACATATTGTGTTCGTCATGGCCCTTTCCTCCTCTCGAATTCGGCatcacagtaaaaaaaaaaaatggtattcCTAGGAGGCACCTATCGTCTTTAAAATATTAAcgtttccaatgtttttgcatttTACCATGtataatgatagccatttcctcacgAGTTCGCTCGGTAGTtatgaacaatgcgcgtatgaatcttaataaataCAGTACATCTATTCTAACCGCTGGGAAATCCTACAGCCATGGAAGTAGAGGGTCGCAGTTCATGCACTCGtgcacttttcaaaaatgaaatttatttcttaattaattgaaaatgttgaagaaaatatgaaaacaagatCAGTGACAAGTTGTATTATTGAAATTTCAATGGCAACAAATTTATAATTGGTTGTACAGTTATAAATTCCTAGGGGTGCTTTGCGAAGTATTTACATGCACttttgtgcattttttttttttaacgaaaGTACATGTAGAGGACATTGATTCAGGCCGTCTGTCTGTAACATGTTGGTTTTTAGTAGTTGTCTCAAAATACTAAATGACTTTTAATAATAAATCCATCACTAAAGCATTAAAAGACCAagttgttttgattgattgttggaattttttttacatcccGTCgagattttttgttgttgctcaTATTGAGatcagatgtacatgtaggtgaaGTGCATACCACAaagttagacctatgcttagcgctcagggctgtagcagtgaggtgagggttctttatcgtgctaaagcctgccgcgacacggaacTTCgggtttttaaggtcatattcgaaagacccgtgattcctACTTTCaattgccgagcgtttggcgaaggagcaatcactgcctATTATAAcgccttaggtttgacgcggccattgCACAAGCGGGGCTCAAACTTAACGACCTCCCGAttatgaagcgaacgctctaccactgagctaggGCAACCGGTCCAATATGTTCTGATGTCAAAGAGGTCCCGTTGTTTTGATGTCAAAAGGTCAAGTATGGACTGGAAAGAAATGGTTTGCAGATGACATTTAACCTTTGAAGTTTAAGTCAAAGTTAAACTTCAATAAGTAACAATTGGAAGACCATAAAAGGTGAAATTGAAACTTTACATGTGCAGAACAATGACAACAATATAGattgtttttgtgtgtttttttattttactaggAATTACAGAACACATAATTTTAATTGATCAAGAACAATTTCTtcgaattaaaaaaataaaataaaatatgataccAATAACCCAATGTTTCTTATGAGCCCGTAGCCGGTATTGCTTACGGTTTTAATTTGATCCAACACTCGTATGGAGCGCcattatcaattcatttaaggtgggtccttagtcctggatttttcgggtttaggtagcattgttttgtttggaatcaataatttaacattcagagtaatgaaaaaaggcaaaacagttaaggatttccatattaattttcattacatacaccactaaagtcatgtaccccgatgaaattcattggaaacagttatttgttgttattctaatatgaaaacaacaaaatatttttggaattgcatttttttttatcgggaaacatgtcaataactaaaacacatgtcattttcaatatgttcatcaagttttagaataatatgtgcaaaattattgaatcgttattctccaaaatgttgaaaaaacaaataaatgtggacgcattttgcttatagcatggtttacatatcattttttctgtttatattagtagagttacatctgttatagttatttatggggGGAAATCCACACCTTTccttaattatttcaaatctatagcttccagattatgtataccccgataaaaaaaaaactcaagtcaggcaccatacagctgagctatttaaaatcactcgggattaaaaatttatgtaatttcatgaaaagacacagataatgattccttatcaccttggtaaaatgtttttttttttttcaaaaataaaggaaatctatcgcattatggacttgataaataatttaatgaaaacagagttattgtccttggattcaatattttgaaacatatcattgactattcaaatataattaagacttttgaaatattttatggctaacaagattttttacaataactattgataaagattccaacaaaatttatgttcctgtcattaaatcattgactttgcaaaatcctatgacgtcacaggagtgtggaactacgttaaggaagttagctcctgagcttttgagtacaTCTGCACAGGaagctacaactaagtattcactggttcaatactgatcccatttgtgcaaatatattacacatctattgctgaactctatccagttgaaattttttgtgtcaattcaaatgttgaaagggtttgacagggactatattttgtggcggaaggattcactaATAAAAAcgttctaattctgcatgatattacagtttctgtttcatccaatgtatcatctatttttatacccctatacgtgtatttcagtttgataattcatgatacaggtagtttagacttggaactagttcaaatgttgtaatttatcaacttggttgatatattcttccaaacagaacaccgattcttaaaagagttctaattaatttactcgaaattttgtataaaaattcaatatttcgccaataattcaaaaatttggtCTCCAACCCCTACCTTTTaaagttgcattttaaattggaagaccggaccttgaaaattatgtaacattttaaaaattgacattactcctaatatgtccttttaaactctcagttttgatatcatgaagtttttcgtatctcaagtgcaaaaaggttattatttatttcctttactagtattaatttcttttttcatctgtagtgttagaggacatggttatgtatctattttatgtaatgattgatttgtgttgcttatgttgtgttgacactaacagaaaaatcaagtttaattgaataaattttaagtgcaaaaaggtcatatttagaacactatagctcaataacaaacgttgcgaccccagtttttctttttaatttcctaattctccttcaatgtagaaatcacaaatacacttcccaaaaaattgacattactccaaatatCAGGTGCGAACATCTTTAATTAATGTGCGCAACGATTCAATTAGagatttttagaaataattataggtatcttcaattctgaattattgtgcgcattgATTGAATTGCTGATTGCAATGATTATTCTGCTGAGTTGATGTGCGCAATAAGCGAattgttgttttctttaaattcatatcaacaattgaattaatgcgatgtcgacaggggatgcttactcctcctatgcacctgatcccacccttggtgtgtccaggggtccgtgattgcccaactatctactttgtattgcttataggagttatgagatcgatcactgttcgttatcttcacctctcatgattcaattgaagagagctaTAATTCGATTTATCCTAAAGCTCGCATTGATtcgattgaattaatgataccattaattgaattgatgtgcgcaataatatacatgcatcaattcaatcgatgagagcattaattgatttgatgcgcgcattctATCATTGCGCAGAATACTTGAATATTTCAGTTTATGTTGATCTGGGGCTCCATACACTCGTAAAcatctaaaaataataataataaattagaAAGTTCATAATACATTAGAAAATTTAAAGACAAAGATTATGGTTCAACATTATAAAATGGctatgaattttcatatattaaCTTTGATTGCTGTATCTTTCAAACGTTTCCAGGTTTGGAGGAGAGTACTGGCGTTGCCAAAGCCATGACAAGCAATCTTCAAGCGCAAGCGCCAGTCCTGGCAGTGCTTATCAGTTATTTTCCCGTTAAGCGAAATACGTATTCCAAGTTTGTATGCAACAATACCTAAATATGCATCGTCAATTACCAAGTACTTCACGTACGGAAAGACTGCAGCTAACTGTTGCGCAACATCCATGGAGACAATAATAGCACCACCTGCCAAATATGGCGGATATCTGTGGAATGGATACTCTTCAACTGACACGTACCATTTGCTGGAATTGTCACGAAAAGGTGCAGACATGGGTAAAAGATACCCCGAGAGGAGAGAAACGTCTCTATTATTGTGCTGCAGAAAGAACAGAAGGTTAGGTAGGTTAACGTAATAGTCGTCATCAACAAAGAACAGATGGCGAGTCATAGAGCAGTACGTCGTTGCCCAATTAAACGCCATTACTGTCTTGTACGTGTTATTCCAGTACACATCTATAAAGTTTTCCTGGACTATATCGTGATTTATTGCATTTTCTATAATGATGTCACTATCAAATGTAGAGGAGCCAATCAGGAAAACGATTTTTATCGTGTTATCAGTAATATTTCCCCAGGTTTTTCTAATGGCATTACGGTTTTCTATATGATCGGCTGCAGATTTCACTAGAATCAGTAGAGACGTTTTTGATGACAGACACTTTTTCTCCGGATTAATGATATAGTGAAAAGAATGAGGATTGATTACCTCCAGGGATACCCTTTCCTTGTTTTGTAACTTGTCTAAAACCACCCTCAAATCCACAGCCAGCGGATACTCGTGGTAATTGATTTTACCCAATTTTCTGCGGAAATTTCCATGTGACTTTTTTTCAGTCTTTTTCTGTTCTTTATGTAATTGGAATGCCATAGATTTATTTCGAAAGATGGCCGTGGTTCTCACTAAAGGCGGACTAGCGTTGTACAGGTGATCAGTTTTGTACTCTTCTCTTGGTGTATTTTCTTGAAGCAGATTTCGGAAAATATAAATCGCAAGATACAGATAGAGAAGATAAAATGTCAGCTTCACCATGAGGACGTGTTTACGTTTCAGAAACATCATTATCTACAGTTTTTTCTCTAGTATTCGTCTCATCctgaaacaaaaaacaacaacaacaaacaaacagttTGATTGTAAAGTAATACCGATGTAGTCGCCCGACACACCCGCTCCTAACATCAAACGCTGGAGTcgatctttttcatttttgaaaagtaaattTTTCTACTGTTTTGATGAAGagtgtttgaataaatttcTGAGAAATACTGGTTAATGTGATACAACTTTCCCTGGATTTTCTCATGAAAAACCTAAAGACCCTTTTTAAAGTCAGATTCCTTTTCGCAAATAAACAGTAACTTCACCAACAAGGTTCACAacgttactatatatatatatatatagatacgtCATTGTACATAACGTTAGAAGAAATAGTCAAGTTGATCACAAAGTCACTGtgtttttgaaatccaaaacaATCTCAATATATCATCGGTGAAAAGGCACCCCCTATCCCGCAAAACTATCACCAAAGTGCTAATTCATTACTCACGTCAAATTACACGAATTAGCACGAAATTTGTTCATAGATAATAACATTAATATCATGGTTCTATATGCAAGGTACTTtaagtttgaaaatataaatctatattcCAAATCTCGAAGATTTCTGATGaatatatctctctctctctctgcctcTCGCTCTCTCATACGCCTTAATCATGCATACTGAAGTATCCATCGTAATGAAGGAGTGCATAGTTAGAATatgcatgtttaaaaaaaaatgaaattaatgattACGTGGAAAACATTGTCGAATCAATTATTTCCACGGGGGGCAGTTTTTCCTCTGGACATGAAGTGGTGGGTTGACCATAACTTGAGACACAAAATGGTTGGTTGGTCATAACTTGGGGATATAAACTTGTTCGTTGATCATTACTTGAAGATATAAAGTGATGGGTTAACCATTACTTGAAGATATAAAGTGATGGGTTGACCATTACTTGAAGATATAAAGTGATGGGTTGGCCATTACTTGAAGATATAAAGTGATGGATTGACCATTACTTGGGGATATAAAGTGATGGGTTGGCCATTACTTGGGGATATAAAGTGATGGGTTGGCCATTACTTGGGTATGTAAAGTGATGGATTGGCCATTACGTGAATATATAAAGTGATGGGTTGACCATTACTTGAAGATATAAAGTGATGGGTTGACCATTACTTGAAGATATAAAGTGATGGGTTGGCCATTACTTGAAGATATAAAGTGGTGGGTTGGCCATTACTTGAAGATATAAAGTGATGGGTTGACCATTACTTGGGGATATAAAGTGATGGGTTGGACATTACTTGGGGATATAAAGTGATGGGTTGGCCATTACTTGGGTATGTAAAGTGATGGATTGGCCATTACGTGAATATATAAAGTGATGGATTGACCATTACTTGAAGATATAAAGTGATGGGTTGACCATTACTTGAAGATATAAAGTGATGGGTTGGCCATTACTTGAAGATATAAAGTGGTGGGTTGGCCATTACTTGAAGATATAAAGTGATGGGTTGACCATTACTTGGGGATATAAAGTGATGGGTTGGACATTACTTGGGGATATAAAGTGATGGGTTGGTCATTACTTGGGGATATAAAGTGATGGGTTGGTCATTATTTGGGGATGTAAAGTTATGGGTTGggatatatgtataagtatatgaaGTGGAGATATAAAGTGGTTGGTTGGTCATTACTTGGTAATGTTAATTCATGTTTGTCTCTATTCGTTTAGTTGTACTTCAAGATTTTCGCATGGACATTATTTTTGTGGGCATTTGCTAGGCTGTATGAATGCTAAAATACAGTTCTCGACAATGATATGTATAATATACGTTGTGATAGCAAAAATCATGCGACTTTGATCAGGACGAGATCGCAAAAATATAATCttgtaaaatatacatgatttaaAGTATATCGTTAAATAATAATTCGTTGTTGCTGTAAATTCGAGATCCTACGGAagccaaaaaaaatttataacCACGAATTATAATGAAGATAGAATATCTAATTGTTAGCAAAATATTTGAGAAATGAAGAGAGTTAAACATTATAATAGAAATCATAGATACTTATGCAAATTATATAGCCTAATCATGTTGAAACGTAATCTTAGAGAGTGAAATGAAACCTACCTGTGGAGGGAACGTGCTTTCGTTGTTGGAGATTCTGCGGTCATCAATTAGAAAGAAGCCGATTATGCTTAGGTAGCAGACTTAGTGCGCAGGATTCAACACCTAAGTGGTGTTGAATAATTAAAAGCCCCATATTTACCACAGAACAAACTAGCTAATATTTTCTCGATAGAATTACGGGCTTTACAGTAATCCTGTATGTTTGATTAAGTAGGTTTTATTACTGCTAGAAAGGCTCACTCCAGCTGAGAAAATTCCTGTATCTCGAGATTCCGAATAGGGTTgagggtatacatgtacaagtatctAAATGTACAACAAAAGGATCCTTCAACACTAAATAGAAGCAAGGagatatatgaaatattaaaaaatacaaacattgcatttatatatatataaaggaaatttcaatgtgGGAAGAACATCAAATATGCAACTCCTTTCTAGTTCTATTTATTTGCAAATCGTGTATTTTAAATTGTAACAATGTTTTAAAGCGTACTGAACGGTGAGAAGCCAGTATTCAATAGCTCTGTCCTAGGGGTCATCTggcaataatttaaaaaaaaatgtaaagggGGGAGGGCTACTATATAGTCTAAATATTTTTGGTATGCTGTGCAAGTTATGATCGAGTGTCCTTGAAAATGTTTAAGTCATCAGAACCGAACACTGTAGATACCTTCACCTTGGCGATATGAATTTTGTATGACCATTAGTCGCCTGACAAATTACATGGACATCATTAGTATGTGTCAAACAactttatatacaataaaagGGTTACATACGttcaaaaaatacttgtttgtaaatgtcaaggacatctatatcggatctgaagagtttttccagttttttgcgataatttttacaaattcatGTTTTTTGCCCCAAAACTTGTAGAAATGTCAAGCAACCTtgtttatttgaagatatcatcaattcaattattgctctctttaattgaattaatgcgcgcattaattcaattattgctctcttcaattcatttgatgagagcatcaatttagtagaaatattgctcgcaataattaatttagagctcggtataaataatttgatgatctctttaattcaattgaagatatctttaaatcatttacaatgcttttgtataaggcattaatgcgcgtatcaattcttttaaaaagagcaacaattcaattaaagatatcattaattcaattgtggatatgttgaattgaagatatctttaatcatatagttgctctctctctaaaagaatcattgctctcttcaaatgaattaaagatatcattaattcaattgaagagagcaataattgaattattgctctcatcaattgatttaatgcgcgcattatatcaattactgctctcttttaattgaattgtagcgcgcatcaattcaattgttgatatcatcatcaattcaattaatgcgcgcaataattcagaattgaagatgcGCGCataaaatgaattgatgatatcttcaaataattgaagatatcttcaattatttgagtttatgttaatttggcgctccataaataCTTGCCACGtcaattttaaacaagaggttCATGGTCCACATAGAGCAGTTGTATTTCTCATCATTAAACCAAATTATGGCCCCGGGGCTTCCCATTAAATCATATATTAAATCTACACTAAAAGAGGATACTGGCATTATgataatttcaaaactatggagCGTCGAACTCAAATAATTGTATCattggcggatccaggaatttgtgaaggGGTGTGTACATAacatcgggggggggggggggggggggggggggggggttgttgttgttagAAAGTTtactatggtgtccggatagggccaatTGCAAAAGcttgactgcgcgttagtcacaacgtCTTTGAGCCGACAATCAACGCGCCTTCGCTTGTTgacgtgacggcgtgttgtgactaacgcgtaGACACGCTTTTGCATATGGCCCTATCCCATTATCAACTTAGGGTAAAAAAtgggccctatccggacaccatagttACACGTGAAAAATGCTTTGTGTGTTTACTATTTGTATCTAAAGTTCCAGTCATTGTTATCGTTATACTCAGATCTGCTTTAAAAAAAAGCTTATTAGGGGTCTGCCTAGGCCCTCAGAAGGTCTGCAGTAAGtagtgcaaaatcctgcattctgaggatttcctggcacttctttttcacttttaaattgtctgcttcttaaaacaaaacttttgtTACATACTAgtatactttttaagaattcctaagtgatacttgtatctgacgaatatatcgtaaattttatatttatctgtatttcgtaaattatatactgttgttgataaatttgaatggtACAATTACATGCAAGTATCCCTCTTACATACCATTTTgactcaaagtctcgttaaaCTTGAAGAACTTAAAAAGTTTTTGgtccgcaaaaaaaaaaaaaaaaaaggggggggggagcgGCGGTCCGGACCTCCtcgtgtttatatctttaattatttaaagatatcaattTCATGCGCGCAACAATCCagttaaagatctcttcaaatctAAACGCTTGCACACATTAAATTAAATTGTTGTTAGCATTAATTCATGCGCACTCCAATTttcatttgatgcgtgcatcaaCTGTTGCCTGCAATATTTCCAAGATATCCGCTCCTCTGAGGTAGGTACAATATACCAGATGTCTACGTGTATGTAAACCAAGAATGAaagttttgtttatatcagccggtGGCATACATTAAAGTGACCATATCAAggataatttgtttgaattggGTCATTAAATAGGAAAATAGAATTTATTTCCTCCCTCGCACGATCGACACTTTTAACGAAGAGAGATCGTGATTTTAGATTTCTGACTAAATTGTATTTTCCCGCAATTAAAATATGAACGCGGCAATACTAAGCATTTGTATCCTTCGCGTGTACGAAAACACATTTTGCCGTACACAAGAGTAAACTACAGGTCAAATCGAAAATTGCGTATTGATGCGCGCAGAATTCAATTAACCATCTTAAAGTTCTTTGAACATTGGTAAATCGTAACACTAGAGCCTAACGTATTGGTAGTTGTCATTTCTGTAATGGAAACTAGTACATTTAATGCTCAGCGAAATTCTGATTTCTAACCCTGTACATATGActtcaaatgaaaacaaaactaaagttaacattttcaacaagctttattcaaatgaaaatatatttaacatGAAAATTTCTCTtggtcgttaaaacaggtataTCCACACTCATCCTGTAAATTCAGAGTAGACCATTAATGACAAAATGGTAGAAAAGAATGTTCGATAGTATACTattacaacaagaggcccaaaggcCTTATCGGTCAATTGCATATTCGTTAAAAGTGTCACTAGCTCTAAGGGCTATCAAATCCACAATAATTTCCCCGTTATGAATATCTAAGTTAAATTCTAAAATTTAGCGACAGTATTAAACAAAATGCGTTCTTCGAAAGTGTCCGTATTAATGAAAGACTTCACATAACATCATCTATTAACACTATCATATGACTATTTTAGACCTG is a window from the Ostrea edulis chromosome 5, xbOstEdul1.1, whole genome shotgun sequence genome containing:
- the LOC125651108 gene encoding beta-1,3-galactosyltransferase brn-like, which encodes MMFLKRKHVLMVKLTFYLLYLYLAIYIFRNLLQENTPREEYKTDHLYNASPPLVRTTAIFRNKSMAFQLHKEQKKTEKKSHGNFRRKLGKINYHEYPLAVDLRVVLDKLQNKERVSLEVINPHSFHYIINPEKKCLSSKTSLLILVKSAADHIENRNAIRKTWGNITDNTIKIVFLIGSSTFDSDIIIENAINHDIVQENFIDVYWNNTYKTVMAFNWATTYCSMTRHLFFVDDDYYVNLPNLLFFLQHNNRDVSLLSGYLLPMSAPFRDNSSKWYVSVEEYPFHRYPPYLAGGAIIVSMDVAQQLAAVFPYVKYLVIDDAYLGIVAYKLGIRISLNGKITDKHCQDWRLRLKIACHGFGNASTLLQTWKRLKDTAIKVNI